Proteins encoded in a region of the Salminus brasiliensis chromosome 2, fSalBra1.hap2, whole genome shotgun sequence genome:
- the LOC140549216 gene encoding uncharacterized protein — MHIKTGTWEANNAVCESDPLCDPAVLVSAPKPEPHIRNRRLSPGSGSCGGGGGGGGCSAGVDKQSGRQTSSSSSNETHRTGHIQVFTPSLHREQRAHNRGNRGSRQEGAGMGARGGEKTLRSSHAHTHKERWVGDTLSSLKPPPAFPVKDSPAKLQPAVSYASKVKAGGTSGGVAEEPPGIRVLLQNQWGLSFISDGPAVENAASVPPQGASGNSPAATPHPVSGEETAGTSASSTSPSSQSPCSKEPRNSEELLLSCHHLVEAVEYHTQEWNAILWGQKQDPAKVVWYRDNL; from the exons ATGCATATCAAAACAG GTACCTGGGAGGCAAATAATGCAGTGTGCGAGTCTGACCCCTTGTGTGACCCTGCTGTCCTCGTCTCTGCCCCCAAGCCAGAGCCACACATCCGAAATCGGCGCCTCTCCCCTGGCTCtggcagctgtggtggtggaggtggaggaggaggctgCTCCGCAGGAGTGGACAAGCAGTCCGGCCGTCAGACTTCATCAAGCAGCTCCAATGAAACACACAGGACTGGGCACATTCAAGTCTTCACCCCCAGCTTGCACAGAGAGCAGCGGGCGCACAACAGGGGTAACAGAGGCTCTCGACAAGAGGGAGCTGGGATGGGGGCTCGTGGCGGCGAAAAAACCCTCAGGTCCTctcatgcccacacacacaaagagcgGTGGGTGGGAGACACGTTGTCGTCCCTCAAACCTCCACCTGCCTTCCCAGTGAAGGACAGCCCTGCCAAGTTGCAACCTGCAGTCAGCTATGCCTCCAAAGTGAAGGCAGGTGGAACTTCAGGAGGAGTAGCAGAAGAGCCGCCTGGTATCCGGGTGCTTCTGCAGAACCAGTGGGGGCTCAGTTTTATCAGTGATGGGCCAGCAGTAGAGAACGCAGCTTCGGTCCCACCTCAAGGTGCATCAGGAAATAGTCCAGCTGCAACTCCGCACCCGGTATCTGGAGAGGAAACTGCTGGAACTTCAGCCTCATCAACCTCCCCATCTTCACAAAGCCCGTGCTCAAAGGAACCCAGGAATTCTGAAGAGCTGCTCCTTAGCTGTCACCATCTAGTGGAGGCTGTGGAATATCATACACAAG AATGGAATGCAATATTGTGGGGACAAAAACAAG ATCCTGCTAAGGTCGTTTGGTACAGGGACAACTTGTAG